Sequence from the Rhizobium sp. TH2 genome:
TGTTAATCCTTGCTGAATGTCAGATCAGCGCCTCTTCATTCCACGATCTGGAGGTCGTTGATCACGCGCTTGCCGTCGGTCTCGGTGTAGAAGACCACGACCTTGACGCCCTTCTTCAGCCCATCGAAATTGAATTCCTCGGGCGCCTGGTACTTCTTGCCATCATCAAGCACCAGGGTCAGCTTGTCCTCGTCGACGCCCTCGATCACCGCTTCGACATCCGCGCTTTCGGCGAATGCGCTATACGGCGTTATCAAACCTGCGATGCCCAGGAAGATTGCGAGGAGGAAGCGCATGGAAGTTCCCTTGACGTTTTTTTGTGCAACGCTTTGCTTCCCCATGTCTCACTCCTGAATGTGGCAAAATTTTCTTCGAATTGGGGTATTTCCGGCCGGAAGTGTTAACATGAAATTTGCTTTGTTCAAGCGCTGGCTTGGCGCCACGCGCGGCAGCACTTTTACGCTTCTATTTTCCGCATTCAGGCACTATGAGTGCCCCGGGAAACCTTGAAGGTGCCGGTCAGCCGGCTCGGAATAAGCATTCATGTCGCACAACACATTCGGACATCTTTTTCGCGTGACGACCTGGGGCGAGAGTCATGGGCCGTCGCTCGGCTGCGTGGTCGATGGCTGCCCGCCGGGCATTCGCTTCACGCTGGATGAGATCCAGCACTGGATGGACAAGCGCAAGCCGGGTCAATCTAGCTTCGTTACCCAGCGGCGTGAGGATGATATCGTCAAGGTCCTCTCCGGCGTCATGCCGGATGCCGATGGCGTGACGCTGATCACCACGGGCACACCGGTTTCCATGCTGATCGAGAACACCGACCAGCGCTCGAAGGATTATGGCGAAATCGCCCGGCAGTACCGGCCGGGCCATGCCGACTTCACTTATGACACCAAATACGGCATCCGCGATTATCGCGGTGGCGGTCGATCCTCGGCACGGGAAACCGCAGCGCGTGTGGCGGCAGGTGGTCTGGCGCGCAAGGTCATTCCAGGCGTCACAATTCGTGGCGCTCTGGTGCAGATCGGCATACACAAGATCAATCGCAAGAACTGGAACTGGGACGAGGTCGGCAACAATCCGTTCTTTGCGCCCGATCCGGAAATCGTACCGGTCTGGGAGGAATATCTCTCCGATATCCGCAAGAAGGGTTCGTCCATCGGCGCTGTCATCGAAGTGGTGGCGGAAGGCGTGCCGGCCGGCATCGGCGCGCCCATCTACGGCAAGCTCGACCAGGATATCGCCTCGGCCCTGATGTCGATCAACGCCGTCAAGGGCGTGGAGATCGGCAACGGCTTCGGCGCCGCCGAAATCACCGGCGAGGAAAACGCCGACCAGATGCGCATGGGCAATGACGGCGAGCCGATCTTCCTCTCCAATCACGCCGGCGGCATTTTGGGTGGCATTTCCACCGGCCAGCCGGTGATCGCGCGTTTTGCCGTCAAGCCGACGTCATCGATCCTGACCGAGCGCCTGTCGATCGACGCGGACGGCAACAATGTTTCGCTCAGGACCAAGGGTCGCCACGACCCCTGTGTCGGAATCCGGGCGGTGCCCGTCGGCGAGGCGATGGTTGCCTGCATCATTGCCGATCACTATCTGCGTGATCGCGGCCAGACGGGCCGGTTAGATTAGAGCAACTCCAGGGAAAGTGTGAAGCGGTTTCCCGTCCGGAGTGCGGAAGACGAGAAAGTAGGGGTTTTTGGAATGGCTTACGACCAGAAGCGCGTCGTCGATGCGATCCGGGCTTTCGAGCGCGGCGAGATCGTCGTGGTGACGGATGATGACGACCGCGAGAACGAAGGCGACCTGATCGTCGCCGCGGTCCATTGCACCCCTGAGAAGATGGCCTTCATCGTGCGCCACACGTCGGGCATCGTCTGCACGCCGATGCCACGCGAGGAAGCCAAGCGGCTGAACCTCAACGCCATGGTGGCCGAGAACGATTCGGCGCATACCACCGCCTTCACCGTCTCGGTCGATTTCAAGCACGGCACGACGACGGGCATCTCGGCCGATGATCGTACCGTCACGGTGCGCAACCTGGCCAATCCCAATGTCAGTTCGGCCGATTTCGTCCGGCCCGGCCACATCTTCCCGCTGATTTCGCGCGAGGGCGGCGTGCTGATGCGCTCGGGCCATACGGAAGCCGCCGTCGATCTCTGCCGGCTTGCCAGCCTGCCGCCGATCGGCGTGATCAGCGAACTGGTCAATGACGACGGCACGGTCAAGCGCGGCCCGCAGGTCTCGGCCTTTGCCGAAGAACACGGCTTCAAGCAGGTCTCGGTCGCCGACCTGATTGCTTATCGTCAGCGCAAGGAAACGCTGATCGAGCGCGTCGCGAGCTTCGAGATCGATACACCGCACGGCAAGGCCAAGGCCTTCGCCTATTCGCTGCCCTGGGACCCGATGCAGCATCTCGCCGTCGTGTTCGGCGATATCCGCGACGGCGAGGATGTCCTCGTCCGCCTGCATATGGAAAATGTCGCAGCCGACGTGTTCGGCAATCCCCGCCCGGTCGATCGCTTCATGGCGCGGATGGCCGAAGAGGGTCGCGGCGTCATCGTCTATCTCCGCGAGGGTTCGGTCGGCGTCGGCGCCACGGAGCATAACCGCAAGATGGGCCACGGACGCGAGGGCCATTCCGAAGCGCAGGCGCGCGAAAGCGAATGGCTGGAAATCGGCCTCGGCGCGCAGATTCTGAAAGATCTCGGCATCGCCTCGATCAAGCTCTTGTCGTCGCGCGAGCGCCACTATGTCGGCCTCGAAGGCTTCGGCATCAAGATCGCGAGCACGGAGCTGCTCTGATGTTCGTTCTGCATGTCGGGCCGCACAAGACAGCGACGACCTGGATGCAGACGAACCTGCACTACAACGCGGCTGCGCTGGAAAAAGCGGGCTGGCTCTATCCTCAGGTGGGCGAGCGCGTGGTGATCGCCCATCACGATCTCTCGGATCATCCGGCCGAGATACTGGACGAAAGCAGCCGCAAGACTGCCGCGTTCCGGAAGATCGCCGAGAAGGCCACTGCGGGCAATCTCAACATCCTGCTCTCCTCGGAAGGCTTCAGCAAGTGGCGGCCGCAGCATCTGAAGCGGTTGCAGGAGATGATGGCGCCACATGAAATGCGGATCGTCTACACGCTGCGCGATCCGGTTTCTCTGACCTATTCGCTCTGGGCGCAGAAGGTGAAGACCGGCGGTCCGAAATCGCTGCCGCAGCACTATGACGAGCAGGTCCGCAAGGCGGGCAAATCCCGCTCGCTCGATCCACTCACCGACCTGCAAAAATACCGCGACGTCGAAAATGCCGGCCTGACAGTGCTTCTCTATGATGAGATCGGCAGGCAGGGTCGCGACATATTCGATGTACTCACGGAGGACGTGCTGTCCATCGGCACATTACCCCACGCCGAACGCGGCACCGCCAACGAGCGCGAGCCGCTTGAGATGACAGAGTTCATGCGGGCAATGCTGGTGCGGATGGGCCGCTGGAAGGGCGGCGAGCGCGTCAATATCGGCCGCGTCTTCAAACATATGCTGACGGGTGCCACCCGCAAGGAGATCATCGAGGCCGTCGCCGCCGTGCCGCAGGCAAAGCGGGTGATGACGATGCGCCGCGACGACGAGGCGTATCTCGCGATGGAGCGCAAGCTGCTGAAGCGATTCTCGGCCGAGATGGTGCCGCCGCCCGGTGCAAAACTCTTCCTCGAGGGCGAGGCGACATTCGACTATTACGACGACACGGTGCTCGCCGCCGATCCCAGGGTGAAAGCGCTGCTCGACGACCTGACGAAGAAATTCCGGCCCGGCGGGTTCAGGATGACGGTCGCCAACCTCGCGCGATCGTCGCTGATGGGCTGGCGCCGCCTCGTCAACAGGTTCAGGTGACCCGAATGCTTGTGATCCATATCGGCCCGCGCAAGACGGCCACGACCTATCTGCAATCGAATTTCTATCGCAACCGCAAGGAACTGTTGCAGAAGGGATGGCTCTATCCCGTCGTGTCGCAGCGAGCTCAGAACGCACACCACGGGGTCGTCTCGTCGAAAGACGATGTGCTCGCCGAGAAAGGCGGATTGTTCAAGCGGCTGAAGCGCGCTGCCGCGCAGGCCGCCAAAGCCAACGCCAATATGCTGATCTCCTCGGAAGGCTTTCGCAAATGGAAGGCGAAGGATTTCGTGAAGCTCGGCAAGGTTCTCGATCAGGACGAAGTACTGATCGTCTACACTTTGCGCGATCCGCTTTCGCTGCTTGTGTCGGTATGGGGCGAGACGATCAAGAACGGGCGCGGCACGGCGTTTCCCAGATATGCCGAGCGCCAGCTGGCCGATCCGCTCAAATCCGATATCCTCAACGCGCTGATCGAGCTTCAACCGATCCTTGATCATCCGAAGCTCCGGCTCACGGTCCTGAATTTCGAAGCGGTCCGGCGCGGCAGCGAGGATATCTACACGGCGTTCGGCAAGCACATTCTCGGACTGGATAGCCTGGTTCCGACGCGTGACAAGCCTGCCAACTTCTCTTTTCCGATCGAAATCTCCGATTATCTCCGGCACCTCGCAAAGATAACTGACTACGATCCCAAGAAAAGCGAGATGCTCTTTTCGCGTCTCTTTCTCGCCTGTCATTCGACAGACGACATGGAGAAGATCACCGTGGCGATCCGCGAGGCGGGACGCGACGTCCGGCAGGTCGTCCGCCTCGATCGCGATGCCGAATGGTATGGCGCGCTCGAGGCTGACCTGATTGCCAAGCTCGGTCCCCGGCTCCATCCGCTGCCGGTCGATGGGAAGATTTTTCCGCGCGGCGCCACCGAGATCGTGTCCCACGACATGGAGCGCTTGGCCCAGCATCCCGAAATCGCGAAACTTCTTGGCGAATCGGTGAATAAGTTGAAGGCTGGCCGCGTACCATGGACGAAAAGCCGCTTCATGCGGACATGGCGCTACATTCAGCGAACTCTCGGTTTCTGACCGGGGCACGGTCAGGGAAACAGCATGTGGGACTTCTCGATAGGCCGCACACTTGGGCTGATGGCCCGTACATTTCCTTTCATTCTTCTCCGCATGGCCGTCTATTTCGGCATCACGATCGCCTATATCGCTGCGACCGGGGCAGGGGCGGGCATCGGCTATGGCGTCGGCCATATCAGTGACGATCCGGCGAGTTTCGGCATCTGGGGCGGGGTTGCCGGCTTCGCCGTCGTCTCGATCGCGGTCTACTGGATCCGCGAATATCTGCTCTATATCCTGAAAGCCGGCCACATCGCCGTGATGGTGGAACTGATGCAGGGCAAGGCGCTGCCCTTGGGCCAGGGCCAGATCGCCCACGCCAAGGAAGTCGTCACCGCGCGCTTCGGCGAGGCCAATCTTCTGTTCGTGCTCGACCAGTTGATCAAAGGCGTCATCCGCGCCATCACCGGCATGCTTGGCGGTGTCGCCTTGTTCCTGCCGATCCCCGGCCTGCAGGGCCTGATCGGCCTGATCACCGGCATCGTCCGCATGTCGCTGACCTATGTCGACGAGATCATCCTCGGCTACAATATCAAGACCGGCTCGAGCAATCCGTGGGAGACATCCTCCCAGGCGTTGGTGCTCTACGCCCAGAACGGCAAGACCATGATCAAGAACGCGGTCTGGCTGACAATCATGCTCTACGTGGTCGCGATCGTGATCTTCATCGTCATGCTCGCACCCATGGCGACGCTGTTCTACATCATGCCCGGCTATCTCGCCGGCTGGTCCTTCGTCGCCGCGATCATCTTCGCTTGGGCCTTCAAGGCGGCGTTCCTCGAACCGTTCGCCATCGCCGCGCTGATGGACGTCTATTTCCGCACTATCGAAGGACAGGTTCCGAACCCGGAATGGGACCGGAAACTGTCCGAGGCATCAGCGAAGTTCCGGGAGTTGAAGGACAAGGCGCTGGGTGGGATGAACCCTGGTGCGGCGTTGGGCTGAACACCCCTCACCAAGTTCGTCCAGCCAATCGGCTCCGCCTCTTGGGGACGAACTATCCTCTCCCACAGGGGGAGAGGTAGATTCGCCGCGGCCCCTTGCTCGAAGTCGAAGGCCGCGATTGTGGCACCCTACCTCTCCCCCTGTGGGAGAGGATACGAAGGCCGGGCGAGGCGTAGCCGATCACATGGACGCGCTTGGTGAGGGGTAATGCTCTACCCCTTGAATCGTCCCTCCGACACCAGCGCCCTATACGTGCTGCGCATCTCGCCGCGATCGGTGTAGCAACCGCGAAGGTAGCGGTCGCCTTCGGTCGCCGAATAGGCTGAGCGACCATGCACGATGCGGTGATTGTCGAACACGATGCATTCGGTGGCCTCGAGCCGGAAGCGCATCAGGTATTTGTCCGATTGAAGCATGCGGCCGAAGCGGCAGAAGGCCGGATAGTAGGCGTCGAGAAACTCCTGCGGCAGGTCGAAAATATCGGCCATATGCTGGCTGATCGTCAGGCCCGAGACTTCGCCATGGGCGTCGAGCTCGATCACCCGCTGGCGCGAGCGCATGTCGTAGTGGTCATGCTCGCAATAATAGGGGATGTCGGTCTCCGACAGCAGCTTGAAGTCCTCCGGGAACTCCTTCCGCAGGTCGTTGGCGACGGCCACGCCATCCAGGAACAGGTTCGCGCCACCCTTCACGCTGTTGGCACGGCAATGCAGGAACTGCACGCCAGGCGCGACATCCTCGGCCGGTGTGTCGGTGTGCATTTCGAGCGCCTTGGCGGTGTAGGCGAGGTTGGTCGGCTTGATATGTGTCTTCACATCGAAATATTCGCCGAAGAAGGTCGGGCGGATATGGCCGATCAGTTTCGCGAGATCATCGAGGCCCTGGTTGCTGTCGGGCATATCGGTGATGATCGCGACGCCCTCGACCAGCATCGCCTCGATCCATTTGGCAACCAGCGTCTTGTCGGCCAGCAGTGCCGGTTGCGAGAAGCGGGCGATATCCGGATAGTGATCCGAATACCAGGCGCGGCGCGGCAAGTCGGCGGGGTCATGGCGCGGCGTGCCATTGGCGTATTTGGCGAGGAATGCGAGCGGATGGCGGGTCTTGTGGCTGCTGCCGGCCCATTCGATCTCCAGCACGCCGTCCGAAATCCTTACCTGTGCAGGCATCGGCGCTTCGGCCTCGTGGAAGATGTCGTAGGTGCGCTCGCGCGTCTGGCTGTCGAACGAGGTCGGGCAATTGTCGCGGAGCCAGTAATTGTTGAAATAGGCGGTCGTGCCGTCGAGCAGCGGCACGTCGATGCCATGCTCCTTGAGTCTTACGGCCTGGCTGAGGCTGATGTCCATTTTGAATCCTGTTTGTCTAATATTTGTGCAGAGCGGGATCTGGGAGTGATCTTGCGCTCCATGCATTGACTTTAATGGCTTCGGGGAATTCTATGAAGCCGGAATCGTCTTATGATAAAATAACTCTGGGATTATATTGATGCCATCGCCGCTGCCGCCCTTGCGCCTTCTGTCGGTCTTCGAGGCTGTCTCACGCACAGGCAGCGTCCAGCGGGCGGCAATGGAATTGAACGTCACCCAGCCGGCCGTGAGCCAGGCGCTCCGGCAGTTGGAAGACCATGTCGGTACGAAACTGCTCGACCGCAAGACACGGCCAGCGGCGCGAACCGAGGCCGGGCGAATCCTCGAGGTCGCCGTCACGGAGGGCCTGGGTCGGATCGCCGACGCGATCGATCACGTCAGGCATTTGCAGATGACCGGTGATTCCGCGACGGTGGCCTGTTCGGTGGGCGTTGCGACCTATTGGCTGATGCCGAGGCTCGCGCGGTTCTCGGCCGAGCATCCGCAGGTCACCGTCAACGTCATGACCACGCTGCAGGGCGCGCCGCGTCTTAATCCGGCCGTCGATCTCGCGATCCGCTACGGCAATGGACGATGGGCGGATGGCACGGTGGAAAAGCTGTTCGACGAACGCGTGGTGCCGGTTTGCAGCCAGCCGTTTCGTGATCGGCTCAAGTCGGCAGGCATCAAGCTGGATCGCACCACGCTTCTGCATGTCAATACCGACGACCCGGCCTGGATCACCTGGCCGACCTATCTCAAGAATATGGGACTGCCGGAGAACCGGACGGCGGGCCGCCGTTTCACCAATTATGTGCAGGCGACCCAGGCCGCACTCGATGGCCAGGGCGTGATGCTGGGCTGGGAATCGATCACCGGCGATTTGGTGCGGGAAGGGCGACTTGTGGAGCTGAACGACCTGCCGCTGGTGCCCGCCGACGCATTCTACCTCGTCACGACGCCGATGATCGAAGAACGGCCTTCGGCACGTCTTCTCGCCTCATGGCTTCTTGATCTGCCTTAGGCCGCGGCCTAAGCCTTCGTCCCGCCCACCGTAACGTCGTTCATCCTCAGATGCGGCTGGCCAACGCCGACGGGCACCCACTGGCCACCCTTGCCGCAATTGCCGATACCGGTATCGAGCTTGGTGTCGTTGCCGATCATGGTGATGCGTTTCATCGCATCCGGGCCGTTGCCGATCAGCATCGCGCCCTTGACCGGCCGGCCGATCTTACCGTTTTCGATCATATAGGCCTCGGTGCAGGAGAAGACGAACTTGCCTGATGTGATATCGACCTGACCGCCGCCGAACGAGACGGCATAGAGGCCCTTCTTGACGGAGGCGATGATCTCCTCGGGCGTCTTGTCGCCGGACAGCATGTAGGTGTTAGTCATGCGCGGCATCGGTACATGCGCATAGGATTCGCGCCGTCCGTTGCCGGTCGGGGTCATGCCCATGAGGCGGGCATTCTGGCGGTCCTGCATATAGCCGACCAGCCTTCCGTCCTCGATCAGCACGTTGTAGCCGGCGGCAGTGCCCTCGTCGTCGATGGTGATCGAGCCGCGCGCACCGTCGATCGTGCCGTCGTCGACGACGGTGACGCCCTTGGCCGCGACCATCTCACCCATCAGGCCGGCAAAAGCCGAGGTCTTCTTGCGGTTGAAATCGCCTTCCAGGCCGTGGCCGACAGCTTCATGCAGCATCACGCCCGGCCAGCCCGAGCCGAGCACCACGTCCATGGAGCCGGCCGGCGCATCATCAGCCGAGAGATTGACCAGCGCCTGGCGCAAGGCCTCGTCGGCGCCGTGCTTCCAGCTTTCCTCGGTCAGGATGTCGGTGAACGGCTTGCGGCCGCCGAAACCATAGGAGCCGCTTTCCTGCCGCGAGCCATCGCCGGCGACGACGGAGAAATTCAGCCGCGTCATCGGCCGCGTGTCCTTCACATGCGTGCCATCGGCACGGATGATCTCGATCGTTTCCCAGGATGCCGAGATCGATGCCGAGACCTGCCGGACCTTGGAGTCGCTGGCGCGGATATAGCTGTCGATTTCGGTGAGCAACGCCACCTTCTCCTCGAAACTCGGCGCGCCGATCGGGTTCTCGTCGCTATAGCGGCGGGCATTGGTTTTCTGGGGTGCGGCTGCGTACGAGCCCGAATAGCCGCGCGTCACGGCGGTCACCGCATCGCCCGCACGCTTCAGCGCCGCTTCCGACATCTCGCCCGAATGGGCATATCCGACGGATTCGCCGGCGACCGCGCGCAGGCCAAAACCCTGGTCGGTGTTGAAGCTTCCACCCTTCAGCCGGCCGTTGTCGAAGGTCAGCGATTCCGATTGCGAATATTCGAGATAAAGCTCGCCATCATCGGCGCCCCGAAGCGTGTCGGACACGAAGGACTGGACGCCGGCTTCGCTGATGTCGAAATTCGAGAGGAGATCGGTTTTCATTGCACTGCTTTCTTAAGCCGGGACGTGGCTAAGGTAGGAA
This genomic interval carries:
- a CDS encoding DUF1344 domain-containing protein, whose product is MRFLLAIFLGIAGLITPYSAFAESADVEAVIEGVDEDKLTLVLDDGKKYQAPEEFNFDGLKKGVKVVVFYTETDGKRVINDLQIVE
- the aroC gene encoding chorismate synthase, with amino-acid sequence MSHNTFGHLFRVTTWGESHGPSLGCVVDGCPPGIRFTLDEIQHWMDKRKPGQSSFVTQRREDDIVKVLSGVMPDADGVTLITTGTPVSMLIENTDQRSKDYGEIARQYRPGHADFTYDTKYGIRDYRGGGRSSARETAARVAAGGLARKVIPGVTIRGALVQIGIHKINRKNWNWDEVGNNPFFAPDPEIVPVWEEYLSDIRKKGSSIGAVIEVVAEGVPAGIGAPIYGKLDQDIASALMSINAVKGVEIGNGFGAAEITGEENADQMRMGNDGEPIFLSNHAGGILGGISTGQPVIARFAVKPTSSILTERLSIDADGNNVSLRTKGRHDPCVGIRAVPVGEAMVACIIADHYLRDRGQTGRLD
- the ribB gene encoding 3,4-dihydroxy-2-butanone-4-phosphate synthase; amino-acid sequence: MAYDQKRVVDAIRAFERGEIVVVTDDDDRENEGDLIVAAVHCTPEKMAFIVRHTSGIVCTPMPREEAKRLNLNAMVAENDSAHTTAFTVSVDFKHGTTTGISADDRTVTVRNLANPNVSSADFVRPGHIFPLISREGGVLMRSGHTEAAVDLCRLASLPPIGVISELVNDDGTVKRGPQVSAFAEEHGFKQVSVADLIAYRQRKETLIERVASFEIDTPHGKAKAFAYSLPWDPMQHLAVVFGDIRDGEDVLVRLHMENVAADVFGNPRPVDRFMARMAEEGRGVIVYLREGSVGVGATEHNRKMGHGREGHSEAQARESEWLEIGLGAQILKDLGIASIKLLSSRERHYVGLEGFGIKIASTELL
- a CDS encoding TauD/TfdA family dioxygenase is translated as MDISLSQAVRLKEHGIDVPLLDGTTAYFNNYWLRDNCPTSFDSQTRERTYDIFHEAEAPMPAQVRISDGVLEIEWAGSSHKTRHPLAFLAKYANGTPRHDPADLPRRAWYSDHYPDIARFSQPALLADKTLVAKWIEAMLVEGVAIITDMPDSNQGLDDLAKLIGHIRPTFFGEYFDVKTHIKPTNLAYTAKALEMHTDTPAEDVAPGVQFLHCRANSVKGGANLFLDGVAVANDLRKEFPEDFKLLSETDIPYYCEHDHYDMRSRQRVIELDAHGEVSGLTISQHMADIFDLPQEFLDAYYPAFCRFGRMLQSDKYLMRFRLEATECIVFDNHRIVHGRSAYSATEGDRYLRGCYTDRGEMRSTYRALVSEGRFKG
- a CDS encoding LysR substrate-binding domain-containing protein, whose product is MPSPLPPLRLLSVFEAVSRTGSVQRAAMELNVTQPAVSQALRQLEDHVGTKLLDRKTRPAARTEAGRILEVAVTEGLGRIADAIDHVRHLQMTGDSATVACSVGVATYWLMPRLARFSAEHPQVTVNVMTTLQGAPRLNPAVDLAIRYGNGRWADGTVEKLFDERVVPVCSQPFRDRLKSAGIKLDRTTLLHVNTDDPAWITWPTYLKNMGLPENRTAGRRFTNYVQATQAALDGQGVMLGWESITGDLVREGRLVELNDLPLVPADAFYLVTTPMIEERPSARLLASWLLDLP
- the tldD gene encoding metalloprotease TldD, with translation MKTDLLSNFDISEAGVQSFVSDTLRGADDGELYLEYSQSESLTFDNGRLKGGSFNTDQGFGLRAVAGESVGYAHSGEMSEAALKRAGDAVTAVTRGYSGSYAAAPQKTNARRYSDENPIGAPSFEEKVALLTEIDSYIRASDSKVRQVSASISASWETIEIIRADGTHVKDTRPMTRLNFSVVAGDGSRQESGSYGFGGRKPFTDILTEESWKHGADEALRQALVNLSADDAPAGSMDVVLGSGWPGVMLHEAVGHGLEGDFNRKKTSAFAGLMGEMVAAKGVTVVDDGTIDGARGSITIDDEGTAAGYNVLIEDGRLVGYMQDRQNARLMGMTPTGNGRRESYAHVPMPRMTNTYMLSGDKTPEEIIASVKKGLYAVSFGGGQVDITSGKFVFSCTEAYMIENGKIGRPVKGAMLIGNGPDAMKRITMIGNDTKLDTGIGNCGKGGQWVPVGVGQPHLRMNDVTVGGTKA